A region of the Cannabis sativa cultivar Pink pepper isolate KNU-18-1 chromosome 3, ASM2916894v1, whole genome shotgun sequence genome:
atttcaaaaatattcaaattcaagtaaattaaaaaaattagttataaataactaatttacaacttaaataggaatatttaatgaaatatttaaataattaagcttcagaagaatctaattagttattaattctttatttaattaaatacagaaaaaatacatttagtttatcttgaatttgaatttcattaaactaagtgtgtttttctaaattaattttaaaatattcaaattaaaaattaatttcatatattttgaaattaattatgttgctaatcaattttattaggttaactagtttaattaatctagtacagttattcaaatcaggcaaatgggtcttcacagttggggttgttcatgtgagggagggctgggtttagtatgtcgtacccactgctatggcCCCTTAtgtctcacacaaggcccaaaagagaggaatttaaccttaaaatgatccactgttattaattgaataggcccacaTACTAATTGGgcgtaaataaaatctattatggtgtgacattttatttagcaacttaggccattttaattacaaaaattaaatgggctacctatatgcatctaagcccaaagcaaatatataggctcacataggcacacagatttggatggatcctatcatgttactaggtcatacacagatgaaagaagaatacaaaatttacatgttaaaaattattggtttggcctattgacaattgaaccatgggttaaaatcagatcattggatatgtcaacaagttaaccacgacaatttagatcaaacaataataggttttataaaacttattttgataatcaaacaatataaaACACATATACATGCAACAAGTTGGATTGTTGGATAtaggtttatttaattttaaattaatttaatttaatttaataatttcgaaaaataaataaaatatttttttcggaataaaaataaatagaaaaattaaaaaaaaattaaattaaacctataaatttgaaaaattaggttttaactaacctaaatatctttttcaaaaaaaatgctaacaaattttcaaatttcatgatatttattaaaaattaaatatcatataaaattaaatgaaaatttaatattctttttctgattttataatttaatttacataaaaaaataacaaaatttaaaagttagcaaaatatcctatttcaattcaaaatttcgtgattaaaataatcttattttaaatttcaaataaggtcaattcattaaaaaaatatataaatatctgaccttaaatttaaaaataagataaaataatcaaattttaaaaaataagataattaattaagcgaaaaaaaagatagatttttaacccattttcaaattaaaatttcactaatatcttaaattaattttaaaaaaattattaattcaatcatgataattagatttaaaatttgaaaattaacaatcaaaatacaaaactacacaaaaaaaaatcgaaattaattccatgaaaaagcatgaaaaaatgaaaaaattggaaaaaattgcatttcgcgcggatggtatgcaatgcataccatccAGGCGCATGCACCTGGGCGGATGGGGCTGGTTTCACGCACAGGGATGATGCCAACAACATTTCCGCGCACGTAGCCACCTTCAGACAAAATCAGCGCCTTCAGACTGAGAATTCTCGGACATGTGTGTATCTGATGCACGTGCACCCGAGAATTCTTAGACATCCGCGCGCGCATATGGGTGATGTCACCCTTGATattttccgattttcaaaaaatcataactaattcaaataaaatcgaaatcaagttctgtaaaaaaaagaattgcttaatttttcccaaactattcaaaaaaaaaaataataattccaaaacaaaaattcaattatttttcataaaaatttcacaaacatcaatcaatcatcaaataacacacatatcaacatgaaaccatccaaatcacgcataaatcgttttaagtctaaatttcttgaaagtaaatcaattaccatggctctgcggctagttgttggaattattttaccaggatctagatttaccaacaagtatgttattaacatcctaaatatgaacttctaaaatgatatgaaataaacacatataaagtatcagaaaccttacagtggttgcagcagaatataatgtctccttccactcagatctctaacccttgtatcctttctgtagcagagtatcaccaagatctaagtccaaatctccttctcttgaaattggattcttcacagctttacacactatgattgagtaccacttgatgtgtgtgggcactcactctttcactataggcTTCGGTTTAgaaaagaggaagagagagagctttcgGGTAGGGTAGTGAGAAGAGGATTGAaatttttactgaaggaatgagatgcatcatcttttcccttaagccatcactacctatttataggaaaccacttagggttaggttagatttaattagcattaaaataatcgAAAAATAAAGTGACAAAATCAATccctagtggccggccatggatggTATTggtgattactttccactgtgctgacgacacaataatcaagaacataaatgtgataaggatttggatgaatttataaattaaataaacatataaatgataacatgaaccaaatgacacattaaataagtgatgaaaatacttctgtctctttattgttatttaaatgatagagattacattgaaaaagagttttatttagggcataaagcccAACACCAAGCCGCTGTCAATGCAAGATTGTGTGAAAGGAATGCTAAACATGATATGACAGATGGTCTCATCCTCTCTACTACACAGTGGGCATAAACTACTCACATTAACCCATTTAGATGGAAGAGAAGCAAGATTTGGGAGACAATTTGTAAGACCCCGCCAGAGAAAGTTCACTTTCTGAGGCAACTTCAAGCTCCAAAACTTCTTCCAAATATTTGAATTATCATGAGAGTACCATGTCCGACTACTCACCTACAAAGCTCGACATGCACTTTTGACAGAGTAAGCACCATAAGCCTCAAGTGCCCAAAACCAAGTATCCTCACCTGAAGTTGGAGACAGAGGGATACTCCAAATTAAATCAATATCCCTATGTACAAACAGGTCCTCCAACACTTCATCATCCCATTCAAAACAATTGGCTTTTTACAAGTTATTGACTCTACACTCTTGGAGAGCTACATGAGAAGAAATCACATAAGGGTTCTCCTTACAAGGGATAGAAAACCCCAGTACCTACCCTCCATCTAGCTCCCATTTTAACAGCAGTATGGGCCTCAAAGACACTCCTCCAAACATAGCTCGGGTTAGCTCCAAGCTCAGCATCAAAAAACGAACCTTGGGGATAATATCTAGCCTTGAAAACCCGAGCAACTAGAGATCTAGGATTAGTCAACAATCTCCACCATTGCCTGCCtaacattaataaattaaaatcctAAAGATTACAAAAACCCAAACTACCTTTATGTTTGTGGAGACAAAGCTTATCCCAACTTTTCCAATGAATACCTTGACCTTGTGAAGACTTAGTATGCCACCAAAACTGCCCCATAAGCCTATCAGCATCTTTGCAAATTTCCAACGGGATCAAAAAAACACGCATGGCATAAGAGGGCAAAGATTGGATAACCGACTTCAATAACACTTCCTTGCCTGCTCTAGATAATAATTTGCTATCCCAATTCTGGATTCTTTTTCTCACCTTTCTTTCAAAAAACCGAAAGTCACATTCTTGTTCCTTCCTAGCACACTTGGCAGACCAAGATATAAACGATGATCATCAGCTGCTCGCATGTGAAGAGTTGACAAAATTGTATGACGAGTCCCATCATCAGTATTAGAGCTGAAGAAAATCGATGACTTGCTCAGGTTCACTTTTTGCCCCAACAATCTTTCAAACTTATTCAGCAACTTGAATACACGATGTGCCTCCTCTCTGTTTGCTTTACAGTAAAGAAAACTATCGTCTGCAAACAGCATATGAGAGACAAAACGTGCCCCATGGGCCACACGGCAACCATGAATTCACTTCCTCTCCTCATACAAGCGAATAGGAGTAGAGAAACCTTCCGCACAAATAATGAATAGATACGGAGAAAGAGGATCTCCCTGTTGAATACCGCGAGTAGGAATTATAGGACCCAGAATTTCCCCGCCCTGCACAATGTTATAAGAAATAGTCTGAAGACACTCCCTGATCATCTTGACCCATGCATCTgcaaaacctatctgaagtaaTATTACTTGTAGAAAAGACCATTCTATTCTATCATATGCCTTACTCATGTCTATTTTGAGAGCCATGCAGCCATTTTTCCCCTGTTGTTTACGTCTTAGAAAGTGTAAAATCTCAAACGAGACAAGAACATTGTCAGTAATGCACTTTAAAACTTGGAAATCACCTTTGACAGTAAACTTTTAACCCGATTAGCAATTACTTTAGAGATGATTTTGTACAATACATTACATAGAGCAATGGGCCTCAAATCTCCCATGACAGAAGGAGATTTCTTTCTTAGAATAAGCATAAGATTAGTGACATTCAAATTCTGAGGCATTACCTTCGAATGGAAAAAATCTTGAACAAGCTTGACAACATCTTTTCCAATGATATGCCAACACTTCTGATAGAAAGCTGATGTCAAACCATCAGGACTAAGCGACTTGTCCGGGTGCATCTAAAATCGGCTTGTCGGACCTCCTCCTCCAAAACAAGCTTTAACAGAGTAATATTATCCTCAAAATGGATAGAAGGCTGAATAACATCAAGAATGTCATCACACTACGTCCCCATGGAATGGAAGATATCAGTAAAATAATTTACCATAACTTGGGGTAACCCCGACTCCCATTGAACCCAAGCACCGCTATCATCCTTCAACTGATGAATGAAATTATTTCTCCGCCTAGAACTAGCAGCAGTGTGAAATTATTTAGTGTTTTGGTCTCCTTCCTTAAGCCAAAAATTGCTTCGATCTTTTCCTccaaaaaatttctttttgatGATAAATTTAAGCGAGTTATTGTTTCACCTATTTGTATTGAGAAATCGAGTTAGCATCTCTGCGACCTTTAAGAACACCAATTCTATTTTTACAACTTTGAATCCTCTCCTTAAAATTTCCAGTTAAATTTTTTCCCCAAATGCTAAGAGGACCCTGAATAGCAGCCACTTTATCAACAATATTACGTGACAAACAGTCATCCCATTGCTCCTGAATTATAGAGAAACAATTGGACTCCCGCAGCCAAGAATTTTCGAAGTGAAAAGCCTTCTTAGAAGCAGGGTGAAACTGAAACTAGGGGTCTAAAAATAAAGGCAATGATCCGAAGTAGAAAAAACCAAGTTAGCCAAATGCGCATTCGAAAACAAACTCATCCAAGAAGAGTTAGCTAAAGCCCTGTCCAACCGCACCTTAATCCAGCTATCAGTACCCCTACTTTTTCCCAAGTATATTGATGACCCGTAAGCTCTAAATCCACCAAATCACAATCAATAATAGCTTGATAAAATCCCTCAATAAGAAAACTAGGATAAGGATTTCCACCCTTCTTATCACCTTGGCTAAGAACATTGTTCACATCCCCTGCACCAAGGGAGatcatattcttctttcaaaagACGCATAAGATTCCAAGTGTTTCTTCGCAGAGAACGATTAGGTTCTCCGTACATCCCCGTGAGTCGCCATTCATGAAAATTTCGTTGACGAACCACCATATCAATGTAGTTCTGAGAAAAACCCAGCACCTCAGCATCATTCTTATCCTTCCACAACATTGCTAAACCTCCTCCCCTTCCCTGAGCATTTACCGAAAAGAGACCTTCATAAGCCAGTTAAGAAGAAAGCAACTCCAGTCTTGGTTTCAAACAGAGTGTCGcacaaaggaaaagaaaagtgaGCTTCTTTTGATAAATCATATCTTTAAGGAATTGAATAGTCCCTAGGTTCTCAAGCCCATGACAATTCCAACTTAGTGTACTCATAATGACTGGCGagcccgatcggtcgagcctgCCATTGTGACGTTTTTTGAAAGAGTAGTATTAGTATCGCCCATATTCACATCAGAACCCTCCTTAGGCCCAACAGGCGCAATATTAATATCTTTACCtattcttttatgttttgagtCCAAAAAGAGCATTTCCTCCTCTCCAACATTTGAATTAATTCCCTCTGTTGTCCCATCAAAAATACTGAAATTCTCCCTCCCTTTACTCCCACGGTTATCTCCCATATGATTACTCATATATCCCATAATAATATAAGGAATTATTTGATTACCACGATTCTCTCCAAGACTCCTGGAAATCGGATTGACATCTCCATTAAACACTTGAAAATCAGGGATTCCATTCGTTCTCTCTCACTTGAGACCAACCCCCACCAGACTGCCATAGCTTCTACTATTGGATGAACTCGATCGTAACCATTTAGATCCCATCGCATGTTGTGTTCTTCTTGGCGTCGCCTTCATAAAAGTGCCATACGGTTTAACGATCGTAGCAATTGGTTGAATAAACAGCTGAGAAAAAAATTGCTCAGTATGGCCAATGATCCCATAAATAAAGCAAAATGTAGGCACGAACTCATACTGGAAATTAATCCAAAACCAGTCTCCTCCAACATGTTGCAACTTCATTCTACATTTAAATGGTTTTTTTATATCAAGCCCAACCCGAAGCCACAAGTAGTCTCTCTAAACTGCATTAAAATTATTCtcattagacttaataaagctCCCAATATAATTTCTAGCTAGCATCCCGAACCACTCGTTCCGTTTTGAAACCTGATCTGATATCATGTAATTGCACCTAGATTTCAAGATGATGCAATCGTACTGCCCTAGGAACATCTCCTGGTTTCAGCCTCTCAAAAATAAGGGGAGCATTTTTAATCGTCCATGGGCTCCTATCAATCACTCTTTGAATGTCTATGTCATGATAGAActgaaaaatatacttatttccCCCAAATCCTTCGCATACATACCCATCCCATACTTCCAAAGCACCGCCATTAAGTTTTGCATTGTCATGAAATTTATTGGCGTATCTATCAAGAAACGCTCGACTATATTCCATCTGGTATTAACCTCGGCATCTTCATTTTTGTGAGGATATCCTTAAATATTAGATGGAgcataaaatgatttctttaaaagtatttttagaattttcttaAGTATCCATGTGAGACAAGAAAGGATTTTACCAGACAAAGATCTTTTATTTAAGCCTGCGAGAatattctttttcttctcttcttatGTTCATATATTATGTATTATCATTGGAGAGTGTTGTACTCCTTTTTCTCAACTTCTCATATAATCATGATGTTATACATTTATACGTATTTTGTGTTTTGCTTTTATTCCTCCTATTTCTTATTTCTTCAAGTTTAATGAGAAAATATCCTACACTTACAATATCATATTATCATCTAATAATaaacaagtaaaaaaaaaaaaacaccagtaaaaagagaaaaagagaacaAGTTGCTCCCCTAAAAAGAAGAACATCTCAAAGTTTTCGTTAGATTCAGTATCCTcccaaagaaaataataaaaaattacattaaaaaaagagagagagaatgggtgAGTAACAGTAAcagaagtgaaaaaaaaaaaaagaaagttgaGAAGAATGCAACACGTGCAGAAACGGCCGTTAGCGGTTTCGGTACCTGTAGGCCGCAATCCCAAACGGCGACCTGGAAGTAGGGTCCACTTCCCTTCGCCTTTgtgttaaaataatattaaccaaataataaatattataaaatttacgtGCCCACCCCTCTTTTTAtgctatattatattttaataccaCATTTCTCTCTTCTCAACACCGAATAATATAACCAGAACCAAAAGAGAGAATCTGAagtgagaaagaaaaaaagaaagagagagagagagaccacaaacaagaagaagaggaagaggaggGAGCTTCTCTGCAAACTCACCCTCTTCTTATCCAATTCGTAAGGTTTTCTCTTTCTGGGTTTCTCTCtcttgtttgtttttgtttactTTTGTTTTTGGAAATTTGTTTTGTTCGGGTTTGGTTTTGCTCTTTCTGGGCTGCTATAGTAGTTTTCCAATTTCGGTTAGTGAAAATGGTGTAGAAGGTTTTTTATGAGACGGGCATTCTAAGATGGGATCTCTTTCTTTGTTTCGCTTTGTTTGAGGTAAATTTTATTACTTTGTGGTCTAGATTTGCTGGTGATTGTATTAAAATTTGGATTTTTAGTCTGGTTATGTGGTTGAATTTGTCCTAATTTTATTTgcttctgtttttaaaagttttGGTATACGTTTTCTAGTATGAACTCAGAGATCTGATttgcttttttttctttcttgggGCTAGATTGGTTTcgtgttgttttcttttcagtTATAATTTTGATTGGCTTTGTTGATTTAAACGGGGTTTGTTAATTTTGGTTATGAAGTTAGGTTTTTGATCTTTTTGCGTTGTTGCATGCAGTTTTGAATTCGGATTGAATTCAGGTGGATCAGGGTATTGGCTTTGTGTGTGCTGAACATAAATTAACTCGGTTTAGAACATAAATTAGCATTTGAACCCTTTTGCATGTGAATAATCGGGAGACGTATCTTTTGTTTATTAGTTTTTGTCCTTAACCAACGAAgggttttttattttgtttattttctttctttgtcATCAGTTGTCGAAGCAGAGAATTTTAACATGTTGGAGGGTCCATCATATCTTGTTTCAAGAGAATTGCCCAGCTCGTGCGAGCAGGAAAGCAAGTGGATTTACAATACTTTCCGGTTGATTGAACTCTCAAGTAATAAGCGCAAACTAGAAGATGGAGAAGATAACACATTGAGGAAGTTAAGTAAGGTATCAGTAGCTCTTAAAGAAGAGGAAGCATGTAAAGATGGTAGTGATTTTGACCATGCCCTAAAGGACCAATTTGATGGCCAGTATCAAGCTGGGGATCCTTCGGATGTTCATAATTTTTTGGATGCCCAAACTGACCTATCAAATGGACAGAATCAAGCTGGGGAATACTCTGATATTAAAGCTTTTCCTAATCCCCCAACTGACCAATCAAGTGACAAGCATCTAGTAGGGGATCATTCTGGTATTATTGGCGTGTCTGACGGACAAAATGACCAACCAGGTGACCAGCATCAGGCACAAGATCACTCTGACGTTCATGATATTTCCCACGCTCTGATTGACCAATCAAATGACCAGCTAGCTAGGGATGACGccgatatttttgattttacaGATGCCCAAATTGACCAATCAAATGATCATCACCAGGGAGGAGAACACTCTGATCTTAGCTCACTTATTCATCAACTTGGTAGGGACATTTCAATCAACTGTCTTCTACGATGTCCCAGGTCTGAGTATGGCTCAATTGCTTCTTTGAATAGGAGTTTCCGTTCTATCATTCGTGGTGGAGAGCTCTACAAGCTGAGGAAGCAAATGGGTATAGTGGAACATTGGGTTTACTTCTCCTGTGCCCTCCTTGAATGGGAAGCTTACGATCCAAATCACAACCGCTGGATGCATTTGCCTAGGATGACTTCAAATGAATGCTTCATGTGTTCAGATAAGGAATCGTTGGCTGTTGGTACAGAACTACTTGTTTTTGGGAAGGAAATAACTTCCCATGTTATTTATAGATATAGTATTTTGACAAATACATGGTCATCAGGCATGAAAATGAATACGCCTAGGTGCTTATTTGGTTCTGCTAGTCTAGGGGAAATTGCCATTTTGGCTGGTGGTTGTGATCCACGTGGCAATATATTGAGCTCTGCGGAGCTTTATAATTCAGAAACAGGAACTTGGAGGACTCTTCCATGCATGAATAAACCAAGAAAAATGTGCTCTGGGGTGTTTATGGACAGGAAGTTTTATGTTATTGGTGGAATAGGAACTGGGAATCCAAGGTCTCTTACATGTGGGGAAGTATTTGATCTTGAAACTGAGACTTGGACTGAAATACCTGACATGTTCCCTTCACGGAATGGAGAGGATGGGATTATTGGGGCCCCTGCTGCAGCAGAGGCACCTCCTCTTGTCGCAGTTGTAAAGAATACATTGTATGCTGCTGATTACGCTGAAAAGGAGGTAAGAAGATATGACAAGAAGAGGAACGAGTGGATAACTATTGGGAGATTGCCTGAGCGAGCAGTCTCAATGCATGGATGGGGTTTGGCATTTAGAGCTTGTGGAGATCGATTGATCGTTATTGGGGGACCAAGGGTCCAAGCCGGAGGGATAATTGAGCTTAATGCTTGGGTTCCCAATGAAGACCCACCTCAATGGAACCTGCTTGCCAGTAAGCAATCTGGAAGCTTTGTGTATAACTGCACAGTGATGGGATGTTGAGGTGTCCAATTTTGTGATGTTATCCGTGTGCTATGTGGAGTCCTGTCTGAGTGGAATTGACAATCTTCGCTTTTCAAGGAGATGGGGTTCCAGCTCATGGGTAATCTCTGCCCTCCTCTTATTGGAAAATTTCAGGTTTAATTTAGCCATAGAAACATTTACAAAAGGGGGCCTGGAGGTTTAATTTCCtctcttcattttttttcacCTTTGTTGTGTTGCATCTTTCTTTTCTAGTTACCATGAGGGCTTTTCAAAGGTTGGGTATTATGTAGAACATGCATAGGTGAATAACTCATGTACTGCTAAATGTTTAGGTTGTGTTGACTATTTTCATAAGTTCTATTGAAACATTGCAGAATTGTGTAATGGTCTATATTCTATAACCTCTTATGTGCATTAGCATATTGAATCATCTAAATTATTGGGTGTCTTCCCAAACAAGGAAAGACAAAGAAAGAGACATGAAATGACTTTTACTTCCTATATTCTATTCGATGAACTCTAGTGTTTCAAGATATTTATATGCACTGGTATTGATCTCGGTACCTAAGCAATTTCTCTGTTTTAGATCTGGTTGAACTGAATAAGAAATATAAATTGATTCTATCTTGTCTTCTTATTCACTCTCTCATGTGTTACTTAGTATTATTTAGACACACAGGTTTTGCAAATGTTTGGAGAACTCGGTTATATTGTTTCAAGTAGAATATTTGGTGAGCATCTCATTTAGAAACATATTTTGCTAGTAAAAATGTACACAGTTGGGGCAAAGAAGATTTTTATGAATAGCTAGAGAAGAAAGTAGAGTGTCGTTTCTTTTTGTGTGGTTAAAGATAAATGTTCCATGTCCATTTTATTTGAAATGCAGATATTTTACTGTATTCAAAATTATGGCCGCCAATTTTGTGAAACTGGACACTACCATAGTCCTAGTCTCAGTAACTGTATTTCCAGAAGTGGAGAGTTGGAAGTTATGCCTTGGTCCGTATACTGTACAGAAAACAAGGCCCTCGCATGATTCATAAAGCCTCCTATTATTTTTAGCTGACTagttaatttgttttgatttgtGTACTGTTTTAAGAAGTTCGCAACTAGCTTTATTATTGTTGGAGATGTTTATGTTTGTTAACGATATCTCTTTTCGATAATAGTATTTCAGTACTGTTACCCTGCTAAGCATGTTTGTCTGTAACTGCATGGGTATTTAATTTCAAACCATTCTTCCTTTGCTTTGGCTTAGACTGATGAAATTTTAAGAaaacattttctttttcttatttttttttttagaattgagTTATTACACTGTAATCCTGTGGATGATGCTCGCTACTCATTGTTTGATTAAACAGATTACCAATGTTTCTGCCTATATTTGACACACTCTTTGTAATGCATTGAGAGTTGATTATTGAGAATGATAGGCTAGGAATAGTTTTCTATTTGGACATTCCAACAATATAATGGCTGTTCTAGAAGCATTAAGTATGGATATTTCCAATTTcaataattaaatttacttGCCAAAAAGTCTATAATTCATATATGCAACTTTACACACAGACACGCAGATGAGACTATGCACCAGAAACAGGTGAAGTGGCTTATTATCTTTTGCTATAAATGTTTGTGTAAGCCACTCTTTGTCTGTGTGTCTGTTTTTTTTTACCAGTGGAAAAAATTTTCTAAAATGTTATAAGTGTGCTGTTCAGATATGGCAGATAATTTTGCTTTGAATAACCATACATTTGTTTCTTGTTTCTATGACTTGTATGTGGTATGTGGAGAACAAAAAGAGGAGAAATGGAATAAATGTGCAGAATATTTAATATGAAATGCCAAATAAGACCTATTTCTGGACTATGAATGACTACTGAATCAACAATGGTTACTTAATTTGGTTATTTTCAGATGGGTAACTCTGGCACGTTGGTACATTGCATAATGATGTATAGTTGGTTGATTTGTTACCGGAAAAGACTTTTGTCTTGTTTCTGTCATTAATTTTGAGGATATATAGTTGGAAAAAGAAGAGCACTAAATTCATATGGCAGGAAATTTATAGAAGGGAATTTGAGATTCAGATACAGTTTGCTTTTTGTTAACATTCCTTGAACAACAGTAATCAGAAAACATCAAGTGACTATTTGAGCCTGTTCAGATTAATTGTTCCCATCTTGTCTAttcatgttttttttctttatatagttACCAGTGATCCTCTGATGCCTAGCTTCTTGATAATGCAACCCTGTCATTGATTTCTTTACTAGTTTTCAGTTTCTTAGAATCTTTTTTCCaatagagagagatagagaggctttttcttcttttttttttctttatttgttcTGATGGAACGTTacaaaagtaaaaaagaaagcGAAACAGGAGTTAAAAACCCTGCAATGATTCAGCTAAAAATGACTAGTTTAAACCTGAAAATATTCCCTTGGCTTTTAATTTTGTGGTCTTTTTATTGGAAATATAGTCAAATTCTTGGACAACCGTACTGTGTTTTGTTTTATACTAAAAAAGCATGAAATACTTTCCATACTAGTACTTGTGGGGGTCAGTGCTATCAGAGCTGGTCCTTTTTCACCTGCAGTGAATAAAACCCTTGTTAAAGCCACATTGCCATGAGCCATACGCCATTGCcacttaaaagaaaaaaataacaataataataaaacaagtacaaaaataaaaagcagtTTGTACCCCAAAGGAGACCAAATGTAACTATATGTGGGTGTGTGTGTGCAGACCCCACGTGGAAGAGTTACAGTGGTCACGTGGGTTTTATATGTAGAATGACCCCAACACAGCAACCATCAACGCATGTTTCTGTGATTTTCTTCAGGTTTTGGTACTCGAATTTTGTACTctttttttacttattattactactactactactactgccATTACCCAATGTAAAAGCATCAATCTTGGGATTTACAAACTATATACGAACTCGTACATCTTATATGAGTGCTTTCACTTTTTTTATCTTTCCCAAAAATTTAGCCTTTATGTTGTTTGAAATGAtgaaatttagaaatatttttgtGATTATTATTCATTGATAATTGCATGTATGTGTGGGTGTATCAAAAGGGCTCTTTCTAATCCCCCTCAAATAGATAttggaaaataaaaaatgacttAGTTATTGTATCAAAACATAGCTTTTTCAAACATGGAAAATTAAGTAgtcaaaagaagaagaaaccgGCATAATAGAAGATATTTTTTTGTATGTGTGTGTG
Encoded here:
- the LOC115709307 gene encoding F-box/kelch-repeat protein At1g74510, producing MLEGPSYLVSRELPSSCEQESKWIYNTFRLIELSSNKRKLEDGEDNTLRKLSKVSVALKEEEACKDGSDFDHALKDQFDGQYQAGDPSDVHNFLDAQTDLSNGQNQAGEYSDIKAFPNPPTDQSSDKHLVGDHSGIIGVSDGQNDQPGDQHQAQDHSDVHDISHALIDQSNDQLARDDADIFDFTDAQIDQSNDHHQGGEHSDLSSLIHQLGRDISINCLLRCPRSEYGSIASLNRSFRSIIRGGELYKLRKQMGIVEHWVYFSCALLEWEAYDPNHNRWMHLPRMTSNECFMCSDKESLAVGTELLVFGKEITSHVIYRYSILTNTWSSGMKMNTPRCLFGSASLGEIAILAGGCDPRGNILSSAELYNSETGTWRTLPCMNKPRKMCSGVFMDRKFYVIGGIGTGNPRSLTCGEVFDLETETWTEIPDMFPSRNGEDGIIGAPAAAEAPPLVAVVKNTLYAADYAEKEVRRYDKKRNEWITIGRLPERAVSMHGWGLAFRACGDRLIVIGGPRVQAGGIIELNAWVPNEDPPQWNLLASKQSGSFVYNCTVMGC